A genome region from Gadus chalcogrammus isolate NIFS_2021 chromosome 5, NIFS_Gcha_1.0, whole genome shotgun sequence includes the following:
- the LOC130383103 gene encoding cuticle collagen dpy-13-like codes for MRRGELSGSAPLKEPGASKKRLKNGTPRLLDSACAAITSYQGPTGPRGERGPQGPDGRDGRPGNPGPAGPPGPPGLGRVSIL; via the exons atgcggagaggcgagctaagtggatcagcgccattaaaagagccaggagcaagcaaaaaaagactgaaaaatgggaccccccggctgttggattccgcttgtgcagcgatcacttcatatcag GGCCCGACAGGACCAAGAGGTGAAAGG ggaccccagggccctgacgggagggacggcagacctggcaaccccggccctgctgggcccccaggaccccctggcctcGGCAGAGTAAGTATCCTATAG